One window of Dysgonomonas mossii genomic DNA carries:
- a CDS encoding glycoside hydrolase family 125 protein, giving the protein MKRKKNIGLCAVAAATLLMGGKAVAHDMTIRKDNTVVSYNVPTDFKSNRPPVDQRLFKSKAVESEIVRIKKMIKNPKLAWMFENCFPNTLDTTVRYRKTNGKDDTVVYTGDIHAMWLRDSGAQVWPYVQLANSDPELKAMLAGVIRRQFKCIIIDPYANAFLDPHDPNPDHQWMSDMTDMKLELHERKWEIDSLCYPIRLAYHYWKTTGDASIFDEEWLQAIQLVLQTFHEQQRKNGNGPYKFQRKTERQLDTMNNDGWGNPVNPVGLIASAFRPSDDATTFQFLVPSNFFAVTSLRKAAEILATVNKKPELAEKCRNLAQEVETALKKYAIFNHPKYGQIYAFEVDGFGNQYFMDDANVPSLLAMPYLGDVDANDPIYQNTRKYVWSKDNPYFFKGTAGEGIGGPHIGYDMIWPMSIMMKAFTSRDEKEIQTCIKMLMDTDAGTGFMHESFNKDNPEKFTRAWFAWQNTLFGELILKQVNEGRIDMLNAIK; this is encoded by the coding sequence ATGAAAAGAAAGAAAAACATTGGATTATGCGCCGTAGCGGCTGCAACATTATTAATGGGAGGAAAAGCCGTGGCTCATGACATGACTATCCGAAAGGATAATACCGTGGTAAGCTATAACGTTCCTACCGACTTTAAAAGCAACCGCCCACCCGTTGATCAAAGATTATTCAAATCGAAGGCTGTAGAAAGTGAGATAGTACGGATTAAGAAAATGATTAAAAATCCGAAACTGGCATGGATGTTCGAAAACTGTTTTCCAAACACGCTGGACACTACTGTCCGCTATCGCAAGACCAACGGCAAAGACGACACGGTTGTATATACAGGGGATATACACGCCATGTGGCTTCGCGACTCAGGCGCTCAGGTGTGGCCTTATGTGCAATTGGCAAACAGTGATCCCGAACTGAAGGCAATGCTTGCCGGAGTTATTCGCCGACAATTTAAATGTATCATTATCGACCCATATGCCAATGCTTTTCTTGATCCGCACGACCCGAATCCCGATCACCAATGGATGAGCGACATGACGGACATGAAGCTGGAATTACACGAACGCAAATGGGAGATCGATTCGCTTTGCTACCCGATACGCCTGGCATACCATTACTGGAAAACAACAGGAGATGCAAGCATTTTTGATGAAGAATGGCTGCAAGCGATCCAACTGGTATTACAAACGTTCCACGAACAACAACGTAAAAATGGTAATGGCCCGTACAAATTCCAACGCAAAACAGAGCGTCAACTCGATACCATGAATAACGACGGATGGGGCAACCCTGTCAATCCTGTAGGACTTATTGCATCGGCTTTCCGCCCGTCGGACGACGCCACAACTTTTCAGTTTTTAGTTCCATCTAACTTTTTTGCTGTTACTTCGTTAAGAAAAGCAGCCGAAATATTGGCAACAGTAAACAAGAAACCCGAATTAGCAGAAAAATGTAGAAATTTGGCACAGGAAGTTGAGACAGCCTTAAAAAAATATGCTATCTTTAACCATCCTAAATACGGTCAGATCTATGCTTTCGAGGTAGACGGATTTGGAAACCAGTACTTTATGGATGATGCCAATGTGCCCAGTTTATTGGCAATGCCCTATTTAGGAGATGTGGATGCTAATGACCCTATCTATCAGAACACACGAAAATATGTGTGGAGTAAAGATAATCCATATTTCTTCAAAGGAACAGCAGGGGAAGGTATTGGTGGTCCCCATATCGGATATGATATGATATGGCCTATGAGTATCATGATGAAAGCATTCACTAGCCGTGACGAAAAAGAAATTCAGACATGTATAAAAATGCTTATGGATACCGATGCCGGAACAGGATTTATGCACGAATCGTTCAATAAAGACAACCCTGAGAAGTTTACCCGCGCATGGTTTGCATGGCAAAATACACTTTTTGGTGAATTGATCTTAAAGCAGGTAAACGAAGGCAGAATTGATATGTTAAACGCAATAAAATAA
- a CDS encoding glycoside hydrolase family 76 protein → MKNIYFGFIAFVLLALSSCSDPKDEYSYGTLIEYDWNAAADSASNALINKFWNETGNYFNYGNDDKELTFHYWPNAHAMDVVIDAYLRTNDSKYSAYFDKWFAGVKIKNGNTYENAYVDDMEWNALTMIRLYNITKDQKYLDAAQQLWGWIKDAWSEDVGGGIRWCTGSWVEFTKNACSNAPAAIIGARLYQITQNEEDLEWAKKIYDWQKQTLVVSSTGEVKDNIIVESGEVKGSALTYNEGTYVGAGVELYNITKDVVYLNDAKRAANYTISTLTNSSSNVLRDEGTGDNGLFKGIFIRYFLELIKVNDLDEAYRHKFVTFLNNNAYVLWTTGVYKKGEYEDNLLFGSSWDSSPVSFTQLTSQASGCMLIEAKAAYENLKK, encoded by the coding sequence ATGAAAAATATATATTTCGGATTTATAGCATTTGTTTTGCTAGCCCTATCATCTTGCAGCGATCCCAAGGATGAGTATTCGTACGGAACTTTGATAGAATACGATTGGAATGCCGCAGCCGATAGCGCATCGAATGCTTTGATAAATAAATTCTGGAACGAAACAGGCAACTATTTCAACTACGGAAATGACGACAAGGAACTTACATTCCACTATTGGCCTAATGCTCATGCTATGGATGTAGTGATAGATGCTTATCTGCGCACAAACGATAGCAAATACAGTGCTTATTTCGATAAATGGTTTGCAGGCGTTAAGATAAAAAACGGAAATACTTATGAGAATGCCTATGTTGACGATATGGAGTGGAATGCATTGACTATGATTCGCCTATACAATATCACAAAAGATCAAAAATACTTAGATGCTGCTCAGCAGTTGTGGGGCTGGATCAAAGATGCCTGGTCTGAAGATGTAGGCGGTGGTATCAGATGGTGTACCGGATCGTGGGTAGAATTTACAAAGAATGCCTGTTCAAATGCTCCCGCAGCTATCATAGGAGCACGTCTGTATCAAATAACTCAGAACGAAGAAGACCTCGAATGGGCGAAGAAAATATACGACTGGCAAAAACAAACGCTGGTAGTATCTTCGACCGGTGAGGTGAAAGACAATATCATTGTAGAATCGGGAGAAGTAAAAGGCTCGGCTCTTACATACAACGAAGGTACATACGTGGGAGCAGGAGTAGAATTATATAATATCACCAAAGATGTAGTATATTTGAATGATGCAAAAAGAGCAGCCAATTATACCATCTCTACCCTTACAAACTCAAGCAGCAATGTATTGAGAGACGAAGGAACAGGAGACAATGGTCTGTTTAAAGGAATATTCATCCGCTACTTCCTCGAGCTTATTAAAGTGAACGATTTGGATGAGGCATACCGTCATAAATTTGTCACTTTCTTAAACAACAATGCCTATGTACTTTGGACTACCGGTGTATACAAAAAAGGAGAATATGAAGACAACCTTCTGTTTGGTTCTTCGTGGGATTCTTCTCCGGTAAGCTTTACCCAACTTACATCACAAGCCAGTGGTTGTATGCTGATAGAGGCAAAAGCTGCATACGAGAATTTGAAAAAGTAA
- a CDS encoding SusC/RagA family TonB-linked outer membrane protein, protein MIKRKYKKNFVSLVLSLLFIGTPCILNAQTGNINEHQQSPSAKNTVKGTVKDETGEPLVGVSVVIKGTTNGTMTDLDGNFSISCNKNDVLQISYVGFLTQDITVGNNSNFQIKLKEDQKVLDEVIVIGYGTTTRKSAVGAVDQVKAKTIEERPVANVTQALQGASPSLTIQQRSMDPNDNSLNINIRGLSTMNNNSPLIVIDGLVTDNASLNKLSPGDIDNVSVLKDAGTAAIYGSRSANGVILVTTKSGKKNQRPTVRLGMQLGTQDPTILYRPVEGYQNAILKNLSLTNVGQSAMYSPAEVRDLYDHRSEEYWNFDKIIQSAMQQSYNMSVSGGNENTTYLFSGAYFDQKSNFVGPNYGKQRYNLRSNLSTEVGRFKLSSILSYTRDDGKKSVDGNAIINSSRIPSYYWTKMQADNGKYLVNSLLTDQNPLAGLKESGYEKGNTDYINANINLEVKIIDGLKLRGVVGADIYAYHRFIRRKEVDLYNNENNTIPDMKMNAKRNTEDYNENKRLMNYQLLADYQKTFNNSHNLSLLFGATNESYTFKNNEVKFINTDPILGVPTETPESGSSSLQNRRKESITSILGRASYNYLERYYAEFSFREDGSSKFAKANRWGFFPSLSLGWRISDESFMGFYKDKLGDLKIRGSYGILGNQNIDPYQTLVTYSLYSNTYAFDNDVVGGAGYKFGNENLKWEKSKTFNIGADFSFLRGALSGTFDYFHKTTSDILLAPQVPTVFGTSLSSENIGEMKNHGWELTLNYRLKTGEFSHDFSGNIGDSQNKVTKLVGGREISKVDEYFIMKEVGLPFRSYYGYKTDGYFKTMEEIQTSALPAGISSSDLRPGDVKYVDRNNDGVIDEKDRFVLGNGFPRYTFGFTYNLEWKGFDFGFFIQGVGKRDMMVRGELVEPFHSNYSYAIYKHQLDFWSPTNTDARYPRLAGIGSVSNSNNYGMGSEINRFDGKYLRLKNIQLGYTIPKSLTNKLMLQRVRAYVNAQNLFTLSKNSWIDPESTEFDSNMGGSANSARNYPTLKYFGFGLDIEF, encoded by the coding sequence ATGATTAAGAGAAAGTACAAAAAAAACTTTGTCAGTTTAGTCTTGTCCCTGTTATTCATCGGGACACCATGCATCTTAAATGCCCAGACTGGCAATATTAATGAGCATCAACAATCACCTTCTGCAAAAAACACAGTAAAAGGAACTGTGAAAGATGAAACAGGAGAGCCTCTTGTTGGTGTTAGTGTAGTAATAAAAGGGACAACAAATGGAACAATGACCGACCTGGATGGTAATTTTTCTATTTCGTGTAACAAAAATGATGTATTACAAATATCCTATGTCGGATTTTTGACACAAGATATTACAGTAGGAAACAACTCCAACTTTCAGATAAAACTGAAGGAAGACCAAAAGGTTCTGGATGAAGTTATTGTGATCGGTTACGGTACTACTACCCGCAAAAGTGCAGTGGGAGCCGTTGATCAGGTAAAGGCAAAAACGATAGAAGAACGTCCGGTGGCCAATGTTACTCAAGCCTTGCAAGGAGCTTCACCTAGTTTGACAATCCAACAACGCAGCATGGACCCGAATGACAACAGCCTGAATATCAACATTCGAGGGCTATCTACCATGAATAACAATTCTCCTTTGATCGTTATCGATGGATTAGTAACCGATAACGCCAGTCTGAACAAACTAAGCCCCGGCGATATTGATAATGTTTCGGTACTGAAAGATGCGGGAACAGCTGCCATCTATGGATCACGCTCAGCGAATGGGGTCATACTGGTTACAACCAAGAGCGGAAAGAAAAATCAACGCCCTACCGTTCGTCTCGGAATGCAGCTTGGGACACAAGACCCTACCATTCTGTACAGACCCGTAGAAGGATACCAAAATGCGATATTGAAGAACCTGTCATTGACAAATGTAGGGCAAAGCGCAATGTATTCACCTGCAGAAGTACGTGACCTATACGATCACCGAAGCGAAGAGTACTGGAACTTTGACAAGATTATACAATCGGCAATGCAACAGTCGTACAATATGAGCGTTTCGGGTGGTAACGAGAATACAACTTACCTATTCTCCGGAGCGTACTTTGATCAGAAGAGTAACTTTGTTGGACCTAACTACGGTAAACAACGTTACAATCTGCGTTCAAATCTTTCGACAGAAGTAGGACGCTTCAAGCTTTCTTCAATCTTATCATATACCCGCGACGACGGAAAAAAATCGGTTGATGGAAATGCAATTATCAACTCATCGCGTATACCTTCATACTACTGGACTAAAATGCAAGCCGACAATGGAAAATATCTTGTAAACAGCTTGCTTACAGACCAGAACCCGTTGGCGGGATTAAAAGAATCGGGATACGAGAAAGGAAATACCGACTACATTAATGCAAACATTAATCTTGAAGTAAAAATCATTGACGGATTGAAATTGCGTGGAGTTGTGGGAGCTGATATATACGCTTATCATCGTTTCATTAGAAGAAAAGAGGTGGATTTGTATAACAACGAGAATAATACAATCCCCGACATGAAAATGAACGCTAAGAGGAATACAGAAGATTACAATGAGAATAAACGATTGATGAACTATCAGCTTTTGGCGGATTATCAAAAGACATTCAACAATTCTCACAATCTATCCCTGTTATTCGGAGCAACTAACGAGTCATATACATTCAAAAACAATGAAGTAAAATTCATTAATACAGATCCTATTTTAGGTGTTCCGACAGAAACTCCTGAATCTGGAAGTTCTTCACTACAAAATCGAAGAAAAGAAAGTATTACTTCAATACTCGGACGTGCTTCTTACAATTATTTGGAGAGATATTACGCTGAATTCAGTTTTCGTGAAGACGGTTCTTCAAAGTTTGCGAAAGCCAATCGTTGGGGCTTCTTCCCTTCTTTATCTTTGGGATGGAGAATATCCGACGAATCATTTATGGGCTTCTATAAAGACAAACTGGGAGATCTTAAAATTCGTGGATCATACGGTATCTTAGGAAACCAGAATATCGATCCATATCAAACACTTGTTACCTACAGTTTATACTCAAACACATACGCGTTTGACAATGACGTTGTAGGTGGAGCAGGATATAAATTTGGTAATGAGAACCTGAAATGGGAAAAATCAAAAACATTCAACATCGGAGCAGACTTCTCATTCTTAAGAGGAGCTTTATCCGGAACATTCGATTATTTCCACAAAACAACATCAGATATCTTGTTAGCTCCGCAAGTACCTACTGTATTCGGAACATCTCTTAGCTCCGAAAATATTGGAGAAATGAAAAATCACGGTTGGGAACTTACACTAAACTATCGCCTGAAAACAGGAGAATTCTCTCATGATTTTTCAGGAAATATAGGAGATTCTCAAAATAAAGTTACAAAACTTGTAGGAGGTAGAGAAATTTCGAAGGTTGACGAATACTTCATCATGAAAGAAGTAGGATTACCGTTCCGTTCATACTACGGATATAAAACCGACGGCTACTTTAAAACAATGGAAGAAATCCAAACATCAGCCTTACCGGCAGGTATCTCATCTTCAGACCTTCGCCCGGGCGATGTAAAATATGTAGACCGCAACAACGACGGAGTGATTGATGAAAAAGACCGTTTTGTTTTAGGAAATGGATTCCCTCGTTACACATTCGGATTCACTTACAACCTGGAGTGGAAAGGCTTTGACTTTGGTTTCTTCATCCAAGGTGTTGGAAAACGTGATATGATGGTACGTGGCGAGTTGGTAGAACCATTCCACTCCAACTATTCGTATGCTATCTACAAGCATCAGCTAGACTTCTGGTCTCCAACAAATACCGATGCCAGATATCCTCGTTTGGCAGGAATAGGATCAGTTTCAAACTCGAACAACTATGGCATGGGGTCGGAAATCAATCGATTTGACGGAAAATATCTAAGACTGAAAAATATACAGCTAGGATATACAATTCCTAAAAGCCTGACAAATAAACTAATGCTTCAAAGAGTTCGTGCATACGTTAATGCTCAGAATCTGTTTACATTAAGTAAAAACTCTTGGATAGATCCCGAATCTACCGAATTTGATTCAAACATGGGAGGAAGTGCCAACAGTGCACGTAACTATCCTACCCTCAAGTATTTTGGTTTTGGATTAGACATTGAATTCTAA
- a CDS encoding SusE domain-containing protein, whose protein sequence is MKKIFYNIFVLLSFVMLMTACGTDDMEFKNADVTEVKKLYEPATEKAINLTSSGSLYFSWEPAIAQDGGAPLYEVYFDKDGGDFSSPLFVLSSDLNGYSSGADISHKILNKVAALAGAEPGETITLAWTVASSRGINQKISKVSNKITVTRIEGLEDPGQVFITGEGSEAGSDLGNALPMHRLGEGEYEVYVKLVAGGTYKFVDSKSGSPAEYYIADGKLKEGTEGTANTLNGVYRIKIDFGSASASTPVEITEVGFWFCPTNSVEWKLSYQGKGVWKGAGPVTFKQESWGRDQRYKFRVSLKDTKGTESLEDWGPANANEDGTPSGTASYYNLAIYTSISQWDHKWKFASDFDGKTVNLTVKMTGDTYTHEVSL, encoded by the coding sequence ATGAAAAAGATATTTTACAACATATTCGTATTGCTTTCATTTGTTATGCTAATGACTGCCTGCGGAACAGACGATATGGAATTTAAAAACGCAGATGTTACCGAAGTCAAAAAGCTATATGAGCCGGCTACCGAAAAAGCAATAAACCTTACATCAAGCGGTTCTCTTTATTTCTCTTGGGAACCTGCCATTGCCCAAGACGGCGGCGCACCTTTGTACGAAGTATATTTTGACAAAGATGGAGGAGATTTTTCGAGTCCACTTTTCGTACTTTCATCAGATCTTAACGGATATTCCAGCGGAGCAGATATCTCTCACAAAATATTAAACAAAGTAGCAGCATTAGCAGGAGCCGAACCAGGTGAAACAATAACCTTGGCTTGGACTGTAGCTTCATCGAGAGGTATTAACCAGAAAATAAGCAAAGTGAGCAATAAGATTACAGTTACAAGAATCGAAGGACTGGAAGATCCGGGACAGGTTTTCATCACAGGAGAAGGTTCTGAGGCAGGAAGCGACTTGGGCAATGCTTTGCCAATGCACCGTTTGGGAGAAGGTGAATACGAAGTGTATGTTAAACTTGTTGCAGGTGGCACATACAAATTTGTAGACTCCAAATCGGGAAGTCCTGCTGAATATTATATTGCAGACGGTAAGTTAAAAGAAGGTACTGAAGGTACAGCCAATACATTGAATGGTGTATATCGCATCAAAATTGATTTCGGATCGGCTTCAGCTTCTACCCCTGTGGAAATTACAGAAGTAGGATTCTGGTTCTGCCCAACAAATAGTGTTGAATGGAAACTGTCTTACCAAGGAAAAGGTGTTTGGAAAGGAGCAGGTCCTGTTACATTCAAACAAGAATCGTGGGGTAGAGACCAACGTTACAAATTCAGGGTATCACTCAAAGATACGAAAGGAACAGAATCTTTAGAAGACTGGGGCCCGGCTAATGCAAACGAAGATGGTACACCTTCGGGAACAGCCAGCTATTACAACTTGGCTATATACACTTCTATATCTCAATGGGATCACAAATGGAAATTTGCAAGCGACTTTGACGGAAAAACCGTTAATCTTACTGTAAAAATGACAGGAGATACTTATACACATGAGGTTTCTCTCTGA
- a CDS encoding RagB/SusD family nutrient uptake outer membrane protein, whose translation MKKRHIIKYLFLLSMGAFIFTGCNNLDQMPYDKHTDETYWQSVENSELLVNMAYNQMYGAGKMWTDEALSDNVIQARDDNDPRKIRNGLATPSLGLFASEWKWAYEGIKTCHKYLENVDRVPGMEENLKATRKAEIRFIRAFLFFRLAYFYGDVPFFTEDITLAQAKTISRTQKSVVLQFVHDELDEIIDILPSKGAITNKGRITNAAAVAFQARAYLYENNWPMVEKYTDMLINQQGKYGIYELFGDYESLFQSQNKYNNEVILDYGYATTNRTWTEMYARVPMTLGAFLNSCAPIQALVDDYWTINGYTISKDPAYNPNSPYTNRDPRLTASVVYDGFKWVDENGNVSTIRTAYGTGTKDSWESVSSNKSVTGYYTRKYFDPQSRKTLKDYAQENNIIMFRYADVLLMYAEAMLEQNKMNQSVWDATIKKIRSRAGFTAASALNYPSTLSTDEMRELIHRERRIELVFEGLRYYDIVRWKEGTKYLNGVVNGAKFANNNSSYITLDSRKFNEGKDYLWSVPIEEIVKNPNLKPNNPGYSE comes from the coding sequence ATGAAAAAAAGACATATAATAAAATATCTGTTCTTATTGTCAATGGGAGCGTTTATATTCACAGGATGTAACAACCTCGACCAAATGCCTTACGACAAGCATACAGATGAAACATACTGGCAATCAGTTGAAAATTCAGAACTATTGGTCAATATGGCATACAACCAAATGTATGGTGCCGGGAAAATGTGGACAGACGAAGCCTTGAGTGACAATGTTATTCAGGCCAGAGATGACAATGACCCTCGCAAAATTCGTAACGGCTTGGCAACACCTTCTCTCGGGCTATTTGCCAGCGAATGGAAATGGGCTTATGAGGGAATAAAAACATGTCATAAATACTTAGAAAATGTAGACCGTGTACCAGGCATGGAAGAAAACCTTAAAGCAACAAGAAAAGCAGAGATTCGCTTCATTAGGGCATTTCTATTCTTCCGCTTGGCTTATTTCTACGGTGACGTTCCTTTCTTCACAGAAGATATTACGCTGGCTCAGGCAAAGACCATATCACGCACACAAAAGTCTGTTGTTTTGCAATTTGTGCATGACGAGCTCGATGAAATCATTGACATATTGCCTTCAAAAGGTGCAATAACCAACAAAGGACGTATAACGAATGCTGCAGCTGTTGCTTTTCAGGCACGAGCTTATCTGTATGAAAACAATTGGCCAATGGTCGAAAAATATACCGATATGCTTATCAACCAGCAAGGCAAGTATGGCATTTATGAACTGTTTGGCGATTACGAAAGCTTGTTTCAATCTCAAAACAAGTACAACAACGAGGTTATTCTCGACTATGGCTATGCAACTACAAACCGCACATGGACTGAGATGTATGCACGCGTGCCAATGACTCTGGGTGCTTTCTTAAACTCGTGTGCGCCGATACAAGCACTTGTAGATGACTACTGGACAATCAATGGCTATACAATCAGCAAAGACCCTGCTTATAATCCAAATTCTCCATATACCAACAGAGATCCCCGCCTGACAGCAAGTGTTGTTTACGATGGATTCAAATGGGTAGATGAGAATGGAAACGTATCAACGATACGTACTGCCTACGGAACAGGAACCAAAGACTCTTGGGAAAGTGTGAGCTCTAACAAATCGGTAACAGGTTATTATACTCGTAAGTATTTTGATCCGCAATCAAGAAAGACATTAAAAGACTATGCACAAGAGAACAATATTATCATGTTCCGTTATGCCGACGTTTTATTAATGTACGCAGAAGCAATGCTTGAGCAAAACAAGATGAACCAATCGGTATGGGATGCTACCATTAAGAAAATACGCTCAAGAGCAGGATTCACAGCAGCGAGTGCTCTCAATTATCCATCAACATTGTCTACAGACGAAATGCGTGAATTAATTCACCGCGAACGCCGCATAGAACTTGTATTCGAAGGATTGCGCTACTACGACATCGTTAGATGGAAAGAAGGAACAAAATATCTGAATGGAGTGGTGAACGGAGCTAAATTCGCCAATAACAATTCTTCGTATATAACATTGGATTCAAGAAAGTTCAATGAAGGAAAAGACTATCTATGGTCGGTTCCTATCGAAGAAATAGTTAAGAACCCGAACCTAAAACCAAACAATCCCGGTTACTCCGAATAA
- a CDS encoding glycoside hydrolase family 76 protein — protein MKLTYIFLFAISVATIGCSPKDKGNTSSNLQRARLTLDSLYQNYSAPDTKLLRENYPFDDKYTATYLASQEQANIPNQYSYLWPYSGTFSAVNALFETTKDKKYQEILDSKVLPGLEEYFDQKRNPSAYASYINTAPQSDRFYDDNVWLGIDFTDTYMLTKEDKYLQKAKMIWEFVASGIDDNLGGGIYWCEQKRESKNTCSNAPGAVFALKLFEATKDSTYFQQGKSLYEWTKKHLQDPSDYLYFDNIRLDGKIGEAKFPYNSGQMLQSASLLYKLTKDKAYLTDAQNIAKSAYNYFFTDFTTSDGQQFKLLKKSDVWFIAVMLRGFVELYHLDNDKTYIDAFQKNMDYAWNNMREGNGLFNTDWSGKQKDEKKWLLTQAAMVEMYGKLASINK, from the coding sequence ATGAAACTTACGTACATTTTTTTATTTGCAATTAGTGTTGCCACAATAGGCTGTAGCCCAAAAGATAAAGGCAATACGAGTTCTAACCTACAGAGAGCCCGGCTAACGCTGGACTCTCTGTATCAAAATTATTCGGCACCCGATACCAAGTTGCTGCGTGAAAACTATCCTTTCGATGACAAGTATACGGCTACGTATCTGGCATCGCAAGAGCAAGCGAATATTCCAAACCAATATTCGTATCTATGGCCTTACTCAGGAACATTCTCTGCTGTAAACGCCTTGTTTGAAACAACCAAGGATAAGAAATATCAAGAAATCCTTGATTCGAAAGTGCTGCCCGGATTGGAAGAATATTTCGACCAGAAAAGGAATCCGTCGGCTTATGCATCATATATAAACACGGCACCTCAGTCCGACCGGTTCTATGACGACAATGTATGGTTGGGTATTGACTTTACTGATACTTACATGCTAACTAAAGAAGACAAATATCTGCAAAAAGCTAAAATGATATGGGAATTCGTAGCCAGTGGTATCGATGATAATCTGGGTGGCGGAATCTATTGGTGCGAACAAAAAAGAGAATCAAAAAACACATGTTCGAATGCACCCGGAGCAGTTTTTGCGCTCAAATTATTTGAAGCTACCAAAGACAGCACTTACTTTCAACAAGGTAAAAGCCTGTATGAATGGACAAAAAAACACCTGCAAGACCCTTCCGACTATTTGTACTTTGACAACATAAGGCTGGACGGAAAAATAGGTGAAGCTAAGTTTCCATACAATAGCGGGCAAATGCTACAATCTGCATCTTTGTTGTATAAGCTCACAAAAGACAAGGCTTATCTTACCGATGCCCAGAACATTGCAAAATCTGCATATAATTATTTCTTTACAGATTTTACGACTTCTGACGGGCAACAATTCAAGTTGTTGAAGAAAAGTGATGTATGGTTTATTGCTGTTATGCTGAGGGGATTTGTTGAATTATATCATTTGGATAATGACAAAACATATATAGATGCTTTCCAAAAAAATATGGATTATGCATGGAACAACATGCGTGAAGGCAACGGACTGTTCAATACAGACTGGAGCGGAAAGCAAAAAGATGAGAAAAAGTGGTTGCTTACACAAGCCGCAATGGTAGAAATGTATGGCAAGCTTGCATCTATCAATAAATGA